One window of Hyla sarda isolate aHylSar1 unplaced genomic scaffold, aHylSar1.hap1 scaffold_2037, whole genome shotgun sequence genomic DNA carries:
- the LOC130317831 gene encoding uncharacterized protein LOC130317831 — protein sequence MELKGLGFVPLLLAFWCAAWLATSYIMTVVLGHAASPLMSISDVGNVFPESILFRIGFIGTSIGTLVLTFLIYKYMVMHTEEFRGHQVLIQRILLAIVWASCFSTAVMHVLSPEEYPRIHFVSTIISITCEALYYLGQSIQMYKLPGAKKVIHHSRCTCCGLTFVCVVFYFGYETLKELFHNDEDWDEIREIPIIIIEWVMLLLILINIVTYYSTMQRLLLTVSRNSCTLSLRVKIDDFGV from the exons atggagctaaaaggactggggttcgtccccctcctgttggcgttttggtgtgcggcctggcttgccaccagctacatcatgacggtcgtcctcggccatgcagcctcgccactgatgagcatcag tgacgtgggaaatgtctttcccgaaagcatattattcagaattggatttatagggacgtccattggcactttggtactaacctttcttatttataagtatatggttatgcatactgaagagttcaggggtcatcaggtcctgatccagaggatcctgctggccattgtgtgggcctcctgtttttccacagctgttatgcatgtattgtcccccgaagaatatcccaggatacactttgtcagcacgataatttccattacatgtgaagccttatactaccttgggcagtccatccagatgtataaattaccaggagcaaaaaaagtcatccaccatagtagatgcacctgctgtggcctgacttttgtctgtgtagttttctattttggatatgaaacattaaaggaattattccataatgatgaagactgggacgagatccgtgaaatccccatcataatcatcgagtgggtgatgcttctactgatcctgataaacatcgtgacctattattccaccatgcagaggttattgttgaccgtctccagaaacagctgcacactctctcttagagtaaaaattgatgacttcggggtgtag